The genomic window CGAGGAAAAATGATGAGCGTTACGAACAATCTCAAAGTCACCGCCGGCGATGGCGCCAGCAAGGTTTCCTTCTCCAATACCGAGCGTTTTTCGCTGATTGCCGGCCCCTGCCAGATGGAAAGCCGCGAACATGCCTTCACGATCGCGGGTGTGCTCAAAGAACTGTGCGATAAGCTGGGCATCGGCCTTGTCTATAAGTCCTCCTTCGACAAGGCGAACCGCACCTCGCTTTCCGGCAAGCGCGGCATCGGCCTTGACAGCGCGATGGAGATTTTCGCCGATCTCAAGAAGGAATTCGGCTTTCCTGTTCTGACGGATATTCACACCGAGGAACAATGCGCCATCGTGTCCGAAGTGGTGGATGTGCTGCAGATCCCGGCCTTCCTCAGCCGACAGACCGATCTTCTTGTCGCCGCCGCAAAGACCGGCTGCGTCATCAATGTCAAGAAAGGCCAGTTCCTGGCTCCCTGGGACATGAAGAACGTGCTGGCCAAGCTGAATGAAAGCGGCAACCCGAATGTGCTGCTCTGCGAACGCGGCGCCTCCTTCGGTTACAATACGCTCGTCTCCGACATGCGTTCGCTGCCGATCATGGCTTCTCTCGGCGCGCCTGTCGTCTTCGATGCCACCCATTCGGTGCAGCAGCCGGGCGGGCAGGGCGGTTCCACCGGCGGCCAGCGTGAATTCGTCGAGACGCTTTCGCGTGCGGCGGTCGCGGTCGGTGTCGCCGGTCTCTTCATCGAGACCCATGAAGACCCGGACAATGCGCCCTCTGACGGTCCCAATATGGTGCATCTGAAGGACATGCCCAAGCTGCTGGAAAAGCTACTGGCCTTCGACGCCATCACCAAAGCCTGAGGGGCCGGCGCGGTTTGTGCCAATCGATTTTAAATGGCGGGCGGACCGTTTCTGCCGTCCGCCGTCATTGTAATTTCTTCGTCATCGTCTAAGACAGGCGACGGAAAATATCTGTTCCATTCCCAAGGGAGAGACCATGACTGCCATTACCGATATCATCGCGCGCGAAATCCTCGACAGCCGCGGCAACCCGACCGTTGAAGTCGATGTTTACCTCGAAGACGGCTCCATGGGCCGTGCGGCCGTTCCGTCCGGCGCCTCCACCGGCGCGCATGAAGCGGTTGAGCTGCGCGATGGCGGCAAGCGTTATCTCGGCAAGGGCGTGGAAAAGGCGGTTGAAGCCGTCAATACCGAAATCTTCGACGCCATCGGCGGTTTCGACGCTGAAAACCAGATTCAGATCGACCAGATGATGATCGCGCTTGACGGCACGCCGAACAAGTCGCGCATCGGCGCCAACGCCATCCTCGGCGTCTCGCTCGCCGTCGCCAAGGCTGCGGCCGAAGCCTCGGGCCTGCCGCTTTACCGTTATGTCGGTGGTCCGAACGCACATCTGTTGCCGGTTCCGATGATGAACATCATCAACGGCGGCGCCCATGCCGACAACCCTATCGACTTCCAGGAATTCATGATCCTGCCGGTTGGCGCAGAAAACATCCGCGAAGCCGTGCGCATGGGCTCGGAAGTCTTCCATACGCTGAAAAAAGAACTGTCCGCGCAGGGCCACAATACCAATGTCGGTGACGAGGGCGGTTTCGCACCAGGTCTCGAAAGCGCGCCTGCTGCTCTCGATTTCATCATGAAGTCGATCGAAAAAGCGGGTTACCGTCCGGGCGACGACATGTTCATCGGTCTCGACTGTGCCGCGACCGAATTCTTCAAGAACGGCAATTACGTTTATGAAGGCGAAGGCAAGACCCGTTCGCCGATCGAGCAGGCCGAATATCTGGCCGATCTCGTCGCGAAATATCCGATCATCTCGGTCGAAGACGGCATGGCTGAAGACGACTGGGATGGCTGGAAGGCGCTGACCGATCTCATCGGCAACAAGTGCCAGCTGGTCGGCGACGACCTCTTCGTCACCAACTCGGCGCGTCTTCGCGATGGCATCAAGATGGGTGTCGCCAACTCCATCCTCGTCAAGGTCAACCAGATCGGTTCGCTCTCCGAGACGCTGGATGCGGTCGAAACGGCGCATAAGGCCGGTTACACCGCCGTCATGTCGCACCGTTCGGGCGAGACGGAAGATTCCACCATCGCCGACCTCGCGGTTGCCACGAACTGCGGTCAGATCAAGACCGGTTCGCTTGCCCGTTCCGACCGGCTCGCAAAGTACAACCAGCTGATCCGTATCGAAGAAATGCTCGGCCCGCAGGCTGCTTACGCCGGCCGTTCGATCCTGCGCGGGTAATTCGCCCGGATTTTTTGCGGGGGCGCTTTGCTGTCCTAGATGGGATTGGTATCAGGCCTCGCAACGCATTCGACATCATCCTCGGCCTTGTGCCGAGGATCTGCAACGTCTCCTCAATTCGACACGTTGCAGATGCTCGGGACAGGCCCGAGCATGACGAACCGGAGCTTCGGCATCACCGCCATTCTCAGCCTGCCTCCGGCGGGCTTTTTCATGCCCATTCGCCATTCGCAATTTAAGGTCAACGGATAGTTAAACAATCCGGCTTAGTCTCAGAATCACGTTGTGCGTTTTAAGGCTTCTCTCCGGCATGTGGACCAGACATCATAAAAAGAGACGATTCGGCCGTTTGATCGTTCCGGCCATCACGATCGCTTTTCTTTCCTATTTCGGTTATCATTCCATCCATGGCGACTTCGGCCTTCAGGCGACGGAGCGGCTGGAGCGGCAGCGTATTACTCGCACGGCGGAGCTTCAAAAGCTCACGCAGGCGCGTGTGGCGCTGGAGCGGCAGGTGGAATTGTTGAGCGATGGCTCGTTGGAGCGGGACATGATCGATGAAATTTCCCGTTACCAGCTGAATATGTCCCGCAC from Agrobacterium tumefaciens includes these protein-coding regions:
- the kdsA gene encoding 3-deoxy-8-phosphooctulonate synthase — translated: MSVTNNLKVTAGDGASKVSFSNTERFSLIAGPCQMESREHAFTIAGVLKELCDKLGIGLVYKSSFDKANRTSLSGKRGIGLDSAMEIFADLKKEFGFPVLTDIHTEEQCAIVSEVVDVLQIPAFLSRQTDLLVAAAKTGCVINVKKGQFLAPWDMKNVLAKLNESGNPNVLLCERGASFGYNTLVSDMRSLPIMASLGAPVVFDATHSVQQPGGQGGSTGGQREFVETLSRAAVAVGVAGLFIETHEDPDNAPSDGPNMVHLKDMPKLLEKLLAFDAITKA
- the eno gene encoding phosphopyruvate hydratase, whose protein sequence is MTAITDIIAREILDSRGNPTVEVDVYLEDGSMGRAAVPSGASTGAHEAVELRDGGKRYLGKGVEKAVEAVNTEIFDAIGGFDAENQIQIDQMMIALDGTPNKSRIGANAILGVSLAVAKAAAEASGLPLYRYVGGPNAHLLPVPMMNIINGGAHADNPIDFQEFMILPVGAENIREAVRMGSEVFHTLKKELSAQGHNTNVGDEGGFAPGLESAPAALDFIMKSIEKAGYRPGDDMFIGLDCAATEFFKNGNYVYEGEGKTRSPIEQAEYLADLVAKYPIISVEDGMAEDDWDGWKALTDLIGNKCQLVGDDLFVTNSARLRDGIKMGVANSILVKVNQIGSLSETLDAVETAHKAGYTAVMSHRSGETEDSTIADLAVATNCGQIKTGSLARSDRLAKYNQLIRIEEMLGPQAAYAGRSILRG
- a CDS encoding FtsB family cell division protein codes for the protein MWTRHHKKRRFGRLIVPAITIAFLSYFGYHSIHGDFGLQATERLERQRITRTAELQKLTQARVALERQVELLSDGSLERDMIDEISRYQLNMSRTDEIVIMNTYF